The Epinephelus lanceolatus isolate andai-2023 chromosome 10, ASM4190304v1, whole genome shotgun sequence genomic sequence CACTGTGACAGAGGGAGATAAAGTCAGTCTGACATGTGTGTCGGGTTGTCCTACACCTGTAAACATTGTCTGGTTCAGAGATGGACAACATGTACCAAATCCAGTCTTTCAAGCTGGGAGAGAGGATGCTGGGAGGTACCACTGTGCTGTCCAGGGACAAGAGGCAGCCAGCTCTGCCTCTGTGGCTCTAAATGTTCAGTGTAAGTAGAAAATAacaagcaaatttcaaagcttaaGTTGTTATGCAacgtttctgtgtctctgtttttacAAAGCCTTTAAGTCAACCTTCATATCTCCTTACCATTCATCCTCAATTAGTATCTTTGCATTTTTGTCCTCATGCAGTGACACATTCACCTTTTAAACCCAAGCATCACCCTCAAAACTTCATTGTGATTCACTGATATCTGTGCGACTAAACATCTCTCAATCAGATGCTCCCAGTAATGTCACACTGTTAATGAGTCCATCGGTCGTCAAAGGAAGCTCGGTGACTTTCACCTGCAGCAGTGATGCCAACCCACCTGTGACACAAAGTGGATACCGCCTGTATAAAGACGGACATTTCATCAGCTCAGGACAGAATCACACCATCTCTGACATCCAGCCGAGCCACAGTGGACTGTACTACTGTCAAGCCTGGAATAACATCAGCAGGAGGGGCACCAGCCTGATTAACTCTACTGAGGTTCACCTCGACGTCCAGTGTAAGTATACTGACATGTCACACTCAAAAGTCTCATTTCAAATGTATGTCTGTTACAGAAAGTGCATTGTTGTGGATAGAGGCACGCAGTTTAGACACACATGGGTTACTGTGCTCTAAAGCTGCATTAAAGAGGTGTCAAAAATTCACCCTGGACAGTAGGAGAGTGTCAGTCAAGTGACAGTTGAAAGCATGAAACTGGCAATTACCATATGTCACAACTTCCTCTCAGTTTTATTATTGCTccagtttggccgtctgactatctgtctgtctgtcagatgtGTCAAAAAGTGAAAGGTGTAAGGACAGAGGAAGTGTTGATAAAATGTTCTTACAAAGGTTAAAGCTATACTGTGTGGGATTTTCCTCAAAAATAATGCATAACTTATACAGATGTAATCCCTctaaatcatcacatttgacCCACTAGTGATGTGTGGTGATGTATTTTTCTGctgagactctgccctctgccggAAAAAATTCAGGCAaatttgtactgtatataatgcaaatcattttttcctcttttagtTCTTCAGTTCTCCTCACATTTATCCCCcaggctgggaaccactgctctagtaGATTATCTTTTTGACATAGCGATAGTACTATAGAATAAAACTGGTATCATGTTCAGTGTCTGTTCTTTTTCAGACCGCCCAGAGAACATTACCATTTCAATGGACCCGCCATATGCTGTTGAGGGCAGCAGTGTAAATCTGACCTGCCACAGTGCTGCTAACCCTGCAACAGACAACTACACCTGGTACAGGAGTACTTCTTCCAGTTCCAGCTCCATGGTCTATGTGAGCTCAGGACAGGTGCTGTCTCTCCCCTCTGTGGAGGCGTCCCACACTGGACTCTACCTCTGCCAGGCCAGGAACACAGTGGGGGAAAACAACTCAACTGAGTGGCTGCTTGCCATGGAAGAAAAGACACATGGTTTGTGTCATATTTATCTCTCAACGCTGCTTTGTTTCTCAAGAAATGTCATCTGCAGAGTGCTTGATTTCCACTCCACTAACAGTAATCTAACCACACAGGCAGCTGGTCCCTCCCAATCGTAGCTGGCATTGGAGTCTCTCTTTTGCTGACACTTGTGTTGGCTCTTCTTTTGCTCTGGTGAGTCAATGaatgatggagggagggagtgtgACTGAATGACTCATGTCATTATTAATGTTAGCCTTCTCattttccacatgttgtataaCTTTTTTGATGTGATTTTGTCACAGCTGCATGCAGGTCAGCATGTGCCATGTGTGTCATCTTAATTTCCATTTTGTTGCCACTTTCATACGTGCCATTGTGCTCAggtatattaataatatattgaatatgttgcttgttttgttaAAGTTAGAgccatgttttgtgttttaacatATTGAATGATGATCTCTAATAATAAGGGAAACGTTTAGCGTTAGTATCTATTCAAAAAGCCTAGTATAGATACAGaattccatttatttttcactgactGTAGTTGCAAAGACATATACTGTGAGTTATGATGGTTGCTCTTTTTTTCATACACTGACAGTTTTCTTCAGCTCACCTCTAATAAGGTGAAAAATGGATGGTCAGTGAAAATGTGTGCACTAAGCAGCAGTTTATAGAAGTTTAAAGCTGCTGGGTTTCCCATTATTACAGAACCACTTCTCTAAAACGTGACAGCGAAGATTGAGCAACAATTAAGAATGTTCTTTTTTTAGTGGACGAACattgatgctttttttccccatattTACTGATTTACTTTGGTTTTTGTTGTCTTGGTAGGCTGAAACAGAGGACCCATGCAGAGAAAAAAGTGAGTATGTCCCATATAAGTCATTAAATCTCTCAGTAATCTGATTAAATCTCATGATTTAGTGTCATACAAGGATTCTGGGGGGATTTTAAGTTCCCTCTCAAAGTCACAACTAGTAGACATAAAGGCCTTTAAATGAGGATATAAACTATCATAATGGCACTTTCGGTATTTAGCAAGAGTCCCAACAATAAGTTCAAGAAGTAAGATAtctcagtttcctgtggtgttTCCTCATTATGAAATTTTGTTCCTAACCTGAACTTCTTATTTTGCTTATGCAACATCAGAAGGTTTAGTGGAGACAAAGCACATGCTGACAAGTTTCCAGTCGGCATCTACAGTGAAACAGTAAACCATAAATGGATCATTTACATTTAGCAGAAAATTTAATCAGAGTTGTCGTGTCTGCTCCAGCAGCCTGTGTATGACTTCAGGCTCAGTGGGAGAGGCTCGAGCTCTTCAGCTTCTGAAGATCTATCTAACAGGATTTATGCCAACATCCACGTGTCGCCATCTTCTCCACCTGTTATTGCTGTTCCGGACGTCACACCCCATTCACAGAGGAAGTCACGCCATGGACATGATGTAAATATGCTGCACAAACATTAATGTTCAATGTAACACTTCCACTCACAACAATCAGATTTTGAATGAAGTcgtttctctcctctcccctcaggCCTCCTCGGCTTATGAAGATGAGGTCACCTACTCAACAGTGACCATTACACCCAGAAACCCACATCGCACATACAACAGCAGATCAGCGCATGACTCCAGGTAGGTTAACTGTCCAAAAGCTGACCTGATCACAGCACTATAATGTCACTGCACCTTATTATTCACTGTCAAGCCTGTAGTCACCTGTTACTGTGCAGTCTTAAATAACAAAGTGACTAAAGAAGGAATGAAGaatacagtatgtttttttaaaaaaagaaaaactaaaactcCCTTTTTTGATAAGTAGGACTGTAACATTTTATAATAACTGACTGGAGTCATGAGTGCATATTCCCTCCTCACCAAAGAAATGTTTGACCGGCCactaaaaataatcttttgaaATTAGTGCACTTTTTTCCAATCATTTTGCACCACTAAGAACACATTTGTATCACTTGCATCTTTGCACAGACTTAATATGTAATTACACCACCTCTGAAACACACTGAATCACTTTTAGTCTGAAAACAGCATACAACtctaagaaataaaaaaaattgctaaGAGTATGACTggaattattatttattcatgttttctgtcatttttttatcTGCCAACTTTTCAGATGTTCAGTCTAAATATGTAATCTGGTTTAACATATCAGAATCCACCTTAAAACCCCAACATGTGAAACATATGTGAATAATCTCAGAATGCAAACTTCTCATCAGGTCATTAAAACCCACATATGAAATTCTCTCTATGGCGACAGGCCTCATGCTGCGCAGTTTACTCTGTTCAGTATTATAAGGGttaatgaatgaaaatattGCTTGACTGAAGCATCTGTATGTAGTGACTGTATCAGCATATTCAAAGGCTACAGTTAGgttaaaaattcacaaaaattATAATTTCCTCCTCAGGTCCAAATCTGGAGAGAATGACAGCTCTGTGATCTACGCTTCACTCGCTTAATCTGGCTGAGTTTGACTGAAACCTTTTGCTCCTTTGAAGTAGTTTCATCATTATCAAGAAACCTGTGTTGTCTTGTCATGTGGCATGTTACTCTGAAGATAAGTTACGAAGAGTTCAGAGGTCAGTCTCTTAGGGGGGTTGAATAGAGCTATATGTGCAATACTCTAAATACAACCCTGCTTTCACAAGGgttcaatttttttatttatagtcATTTATACTCCAGTGTTtgcaaggctttttgttttttctagttTGTAAAAACTAACGTGATGAGTGTGCACCTCATCATGTTAGTTGATGAGGTGGTTGTACTACTAAGTGAATAGGCAGGTTAGCgtggaggaagtgggtatactctcctatatattgcaatggctttttggctgataggtgggtatattataaatggccagaaaaagaagtgggcataccccgtatacctgcgtataccctccactacaccactggtgcTAAGGTATAATTAATCTTTACTGCAGTCTGTACAGTTAATACTTAAGatttattacaaaataaataaatgttatgttATTACACTATGATTATGGGcaagttgtttttatttgaatacAATACTCGTTGCAACAGTTTGCATTTTACAATATTTATGTCTCTTGCACACATCATGATTGCTATAAATGTACAAACATTAACACTTTTTCAAAAGTGGAAATATGGTTTGGGACTTTATGAATGGGTGAGGGTACATTATATTTAGGCAAGAGCTAGAAATCAGTGCCAGAAAGGGTTTAAGTGTGTTCACATCTTATCCTTCCTATAGGCCAGGTAAAGGATACAGATTCAGTGATACCTACCGTAGTAGAACTTTACATTAGATTTTTGATGATGTATGTTGACGTCTGTATTGTAAATACTGTTAAACATTCTGTGCTCATCAGAAGAGTGCTGTCATCTTTGTGCCGACGCATACCTTAAAGGTGATCTATGTAACATTCAGAGCGTTAATATAGCAGCAAGCAACTATTTGCTTTGTAAAGATAGAGCAGAGTAATGGCACCCTGAGCAGAAAATGTCGTCACGTTCCCCCTGTGTGTGACATGTTAATGCTtatgtgtatcccactggctagtgCATCACCGCTgctttgcactgtgctcatatggCTGTTACCAGTAATACCAGGATGTATTATGTAGCGCCCATCCACTGGTTCCCCGTGGCTGacaccgttagctctgtcagtacCATAGCTGTTGTTTAGTGCTGTTTGTGGAGATACCACTGTTAGCTGCtggccagctcagccacctccatgctgGGGACCATGTGCACTTAAATTAAACACTCTCAATTTTGTACAGCGCCCCTTTAAAATTTATAACTTGCAGACTGGGTCGAAACCCTTCTCTTTTACAGTCCAGTATAGTCTTGAGAGCTTTAATACAGTGACAAATgattatataaatatgtatagcTGTCCCTTTGTGTCTAGACACAACGGTAATCTGAACCATACAAGTGAGCAAGTAACGATCCCAAACTTAGCATACTGCTGAAATAGTTTATTGTGGTTTATGTTAAATATGACTGTGGGAACAGAGGGGAAGTTTTAGTATATAATACTATACAGTGGTCATGGCTGAGTATAAACAGTCCTGCTAGTTAATAGGATGAGACATCATTAGCATTTCAAATTTGGTAATCAATACATGCTGCagtaaaagaaacattttctgaGAACATGACTTGGGTTGTTATTGCACTCTTGGCTTTAAGATCTGTGGATCATGAAAACATCTGTACCATGTCTCAAATACACATCTACATAAACAAGACACTGACTAATATTTACAAGACATTGACAAAATACTGATTTC encodes the following:
- the LOC117266517 gene encoding B-cell receptor CD22-like isoform X1, which encodes MESLILIILVIMPGVWSGNWKVTYTDQCALKGTSAVIKCEYDYPFGHIVTSVAWSKALYFSGKWRQVYLTGLPSPPDHFKYVGNTWGDCSLRINDVQHNDEGHYFFHFATTLDRWRSKTSARLSVRELTTVVQPSTVTEGDKVSLTCVSGCPTPVNIVWFRDGQHVPNPVFQAGREDAGRYHCAVQGQEAASSASVALNVQYAPSNVTLLMSPSVVKGSSVTFTCSSDANPPVTQSGYRLYKDGHFISSGQNHTISDIQPSHSGLYYCQAWNNISRRGTSLINSTEVHLDVQYRPENITISMDPPYAVEGSSVNLTCHSAANPATDNYTWYRSTSSSSSSMVYVSSGQVLSLPSVEASHTGLYLCQARNTVGENNSTEWLLAMEEKTHGSWSLPIVAGIGVSLLLTLVLALLLLWLKQRTHAEKKQPVYDFRLSGRGSSSSASEDLSNRIYANIHVSPSSPPVIAVPDVTPHSQRKSRHGHDASSAYEDEVTYSTVTITPRNPHRTYNSRSAHDSRSKSGENDSSVIYASLA
- the LOC117266517 gene encoding B-cell receptor CD22-like isoform X2, with protein sequence MESLILIILVIMPGVWSGNWKVTYTDQCALKGTSAVIKCEYDYPFGHIVTSVAWSKALYFSGKWRQVYLTGLPSPPDHFKYVGNTWGDCSLRINDVQHNDEGHYFFHFATTLDRWRSKTSARLSVRELTTVVQPSTVTEGDKVSLTCVSGCPTPVNIVWFRDGQHVPNPVFQAGREDAGRYHCAVQGQEAASSASVALNVQYAPSNVTLLMSPSVVKGSSVTFTCSSDANPPVTQSGYRLYKDGHFISSGQNHTISDIQPSHSGLYYCQAWNNISRRGTSLINSTEVHLDVQYRPENITISMDPPYAVEGSSVNLTCHSAANPATDNYTWYRSTSSSSSSMVYVSSGQVLSLPSVEASHTGLYLCQARNTVGENNSTEWLLAMEEKTHGSWSLPIVAGIGVSLLLTLVLALLLLWLKQRTHAEKKPVYDFRLSGRGSSSSASEDLSNRIYANIHVSPSSPPVIAVPDVTPHSQRKSRHGHDASSAYEDEVTYSTVTITPRNPHRTYNSRSAHDSRSKSGENDSSVIYASLA